The window TTCCACAGGCCACCACCGTCCACCGTGGTCAGGCTGGTCGCGTCGATCGACTTCTCCGCCGAGTGGGTGAGGCTGAGCAGCCAGTCCCGGTCCTCGCCCTCGTAGATCGTCTCGACCCCGTCGCCGAGCCCCTTGAGGAACTCCGACATCCGGTCGAGCTCCCGCTGGGCGAGCCGGTGCACGAGCTCCGGCAGGTGCGTGGTGATCTTCGTGGAGTGCCGGACCAGCCGGGCCAGCGACTCGGTCTCCACGGCGCATTCCTCGATCAGGTGGAACAGCTCGGTGGCCTCGCTGATCGCCCGGAACCGTTCGTCGACACAGGCCTTTATCTGCCGGGACTGCTCCTCCTGGCTGAGCTGGACCTCGCGCAGCCGGCCCTCGAACGAGACCAGGAACTGCACCACCAGGGCCGAGCCACCGACCAGCACCGACAGCGTTATCGACAGCAGCGGATCCTTGTCGGCCAGGTTCGTCAGGACGAAGGCCACCCCGCCGGTGACCAGGGCGATGACGACCTTACGCATCACTTTGGACAGCCGGCGCACCGACTCGTCGGCCGGCACGGTCAGCCCGCTCATCGGGGCACCCCTGGTCTGTCCCGCTCGCGGAGCGTACTGACGGCCATGTGGTCACGGATACGGTTCACCGAGGTGTGCCACTGGTGGTCGAAGCCGGCGAGCCGGTCGAGCCGGTCCCAGAGGTCCCGGGCGCCCCGGCTCAGACGAAAACCGGGCGTCCACAGGTGCAGCAGGTGGTCGACGGCGGGCTGGATCCGGTCCACCACGGCACCCTCCGACGGCCCGGTCAGCGGCGCGCGGCTGAGGATCGCCTCCAGTGTGGTGAGCAGCCAGTCGTGCAACGCCAGGCTTTCGCAGAGGGTCACCACGTCGGCGAGGTCGCAGGCGCTCGTGGCGATTCGCACGGTCCGGTGCAGCGGGGAGTCGACGCGGAAGTGCAGCTCCTCCTCGCCGGCGCCGAGCAGGGCGGCCCAGCGCAGAGTGATCCGGTCACTCGGGACCGCGACCTTCCGGGCGAGCTGCACCCCGGACCGGGCCCGGATGGCGGTGCGCTCGGCGATCGGGGTGAGATCGAGCCCGGACGGCTTCGGGGCGCCGGCCAGGAAGGCCGCGGCCATCGCCTCTTCCTGATACCTACCGATGATCTGGAGTGTGCCCGGGCGGGCCAGGTAGTGGGACCAGAGCACCCGGCGCGAGTACCGGCTCCGCTCGGCCACCGTGCGGGCCGACGCCTGGAACGCGTGACCGCCGGTGAGCACGGCCCGGGTGGCGACCGTGCCGATCCCCCGCACGCCACGGTCGAGAGCGGCCGGGACCTGACAGTCCACACCCTCCAGTCGCTCGGGCGAGACGACGTAGGAGATCGGACGGTCGGAGCGGATCACCGGCGCCCCGGCGGTGAGGCCGAGCATGCGCTGCGCGGCATCGGCGGGCACCGCTGCGGAGGTAGGCAGGAGGGACGTGAGCACCTCACCCAGAACCAACATCACCCCGTGCCCGCTCCTGTCCGGCGAATCGTTCCAAGGCTCGATTGGACCGCACCGTTCTAAATAACGCAACGCTCCAGAGCTGTCACCATACGTGTTCACGGCAAGTTAACGAGAGTCGATGGGGTGGTCCGGTTCGCCTAAAATGTATGCATGATCGTCAACGCGGACGTGGTCGTTCTGGGCGCCGGCGTCTCCGGGCTCACCTGTGCGATCCGCCTCGCCGAGGCGGGCTTCCGGGTCACTGTGCACAGTGCCGATCCGCCGGCCCGCATCACGTCCTACGCGGCCGGCGCCATCTGGGGCTGTTACCTCGTGGCGCACGACCGCGGTGTGGACTGGTCGCTGCGCTCGCTGGAGATCTTCCGTGACCTGGCCCGCGAACCGGCCGTCACCGGGGTCCGGATGACCTCGGGCGTGGTGGCGAGCCGGGGTGATCTGAAAGCCGACCATCCGGGGCCGGGCGCCGAGGATGTGCAGCCGGTGACGAGCACGGCGACGCTGCCGCCCGGGTTCACCAACGGCTGGTGGTATCGGGTCCCGCTGATCGACATGGTCGTCTACCTGGCCTATCTGACCGCCCGGCTCGACGACTGCGGGGTGCGGGTGCAGGTCGGCGGCCGGGTCACCCCGGAGCAACTGCCGCGGCTCGGCACGACCGTGGTCAACTGCACCGGTGTGGACGCCGGTGACGTGGTGCCCGGCGATCCGGTGCGCCCGATCCGCGGTGATCTGCTGGTGGTCGGCAACCCGGGGATCGACACGTTCTTCGTGGAGCACGACGACGACCGCGACGGGCTGACCACCTATGTGCTGCCGCACGGCGACCGGGTGATGCTGGGCGGCAGCCGGACCGACGGCGACTGGTCACGGCAGCCCGATCCCGAGCGGGCCGAGCAGATCCTCCAGCGCTGTGTGGAAGCCGAGCCGCTGCTGGCCGGGGCGCGGGTGCTGGACCACCGGGTCGGCCTGCGCCCGGCGCGTAAGAGATTGCGGGTCGAGGCGGACGGCCGCCATCCACACGTCATCCACAACTACGGGCACGGCGGCGCGGGCGTGACCCTCTCCTGGGGGTGCGCCGACGAGGTGCTGGCGCTCACAGGCGCCGCAGCACGTACCACCCGTCGTTGTTGAAGCCCGTCACCACGAACCCGGCGGCATCGGCCTCGGCGAAACCGGCACGGACGCCGAGCCGCCAGGCATGCGCACGGGCCGGGTCGTCCAGTCGGAGACGCTCGATGTCCACCGGGGTGGGCACCAGCCGGTGGAGCCCGTCACCGCAGTCGAGCACCGCGGCGGGCCGCTCGGCGAAATCCCACCTGTCGGCGACCACCGGAAAGGTGACCGGCGCTGGGCCGACAGCGCCGGGCACGGCGTGGACGTCCCAGTCGACCACCAGCCGGTCGGTCTCGTCGTTGTCGTTGAGGCCGTCGTTGAGCTCGCCGTAGTAGCTCTTCTCATAACCCAGCACTCGGCCGCCCAGTTTGGCCAGGTTGAAGTGCGCGTTGCGGCGTACCAGCGGGTCGTAGGTCCACCGGATCCGGGCGAAGCCCTCCTTCGCCGCCCACTCGGCCTGGTGCCGTTTCAGCTGGTAGCCGAGTCCCAGGCCCTGGCTTTTGGGGTGCACGCCGGCGATGTGCGAGTGCAGGTGACCACCGTGCGGCCCGCGCAACGCGACGGCGCCGCCGACCATCACACCCTCCAGGTACATCCCGACCACGTAACACCTGGCGTCCACCATGGCCCGCAGCGTGGACGGGTTGATCAGGTCGAGGTGGGTGTCGGCGTTCCAGATCTGGCAGAACACATCGACCAGTCGCTCGAGCTCGTCGATGCTGGTGAGTTCACGGAACTCCACTGCCTGCTCAGAAGCCATGACGGATCACCCAGTCACTCAGACGCACGGTGGTTTCTACTGTCAACCTACGCGGTCAACCGGCCGCTTCGGCGATCTGACGGGCTCGGTCGCGCGCCGCTTCGGCCGCGGTGAGCAGCGCCGATCGTACGCCGTGCCGCTCCAGCTCACGCAGGGCGGCGGCGGTCGTCCCGGCCGGGGAGGTGACCGCCTCGCGGAGCTTCACCGGGTGCTCGCCGGAATCACGGAGCATCATCGCCGAGCCGACCGCGGTCTGCACCACCAGTTCGTGAGCGACCGTGCGCGGCAGCCCCAGCTGGACGCCCGCGTCGATCAGGGCCTCGACCATCAGGTAGAAGTAGGCCGGCCCGGATCCGGACAGCGCCGTGACGGCGTCCTGCTGGTACTCGGGCACCCGGACCGTGGAGCCGAGTGGCTTGAACATCTCCTCGGCGATGCTCAGATGGTCGTCGGTGGCGTGCGGGCCGGCCGAGATCGCGGTCATCCCCTGGTCGACGGTGGCCGGGGTGTTGGTCATCACCCGGATCACCGGGGTGCCCTCGGCCAGCCGGGACGCGAAGAAACCGGTGGGCAGCCCGGCACAGAGTGACACCACCAGGGTGTCGGCGGAGATCCGGCCGCCGATCTCGTCGAGGAGCGCCGCGGCGTCCTGCGGTTTGACCGCGATCGCCAGCACTCCGGCCCGCTCGACGGCGGTGGCGTTGTCGACGACGGGCACGCCGTACCGCTCGGTCAGCTCCGCGCCGCGCTCCGGGCGACGGGCGGTGACCAGCAGGTTCTCCGCGGGCCGACCGGAGCGGAGCAGACCGGCGACGACGAGTTCACCGATCTTGCCGGCCCCGAGGACCGCGACGGTGTGCTTGGGCAAAGCGGGCTCCTTACGAGACGACCAGAAACGGCTGGTTCTCTGTGCTGTCTCCGGCCCGCGGAGACAGCACAGAGAACCAGCCGAAGAAGAGCCGGATGCCAGGAGCGGACCGCCCCCGGCATCACGACGGGTGGATCAGCTGCCGAAGAAGACCTCGGCCTCTTCGTAGCGCTCCAGCGGAACGGTCTTCAGCTCGCCGGTGCCCTCGATCAGCGGGATCCGGACGACGTCGGTGCCCTGCAGCGCGACCATCTTGCCGAAGTCGCCCTCGTGGACGGCGTCGATCGCCTGGAGACCGAAGCGGGTGGACAGCACCCGGTCGAACGCGGTCGGGGTGCCACCGCGCTGGATGTGACCGAGGACGACCGTGCGGGCCTCCTTGCCGGTCTTCTCCTCCAGCTGCTCGGCGAGCCACTGGCCGATGCCGCCGAGGCGGACGTGGCCGAAGCTGTCGAGCTCCTGGTTGTGCAGCACCATCTGGCCGTCGAGCGGCTGGGCGCCCTCGGCGACGACGACGATCGGCGCGTACTCCACCTGGAAGCGCTTGGTCACGTAGGTCGCGACCTGCTCGACGTCGAACTGGCGCTCGGGCAGCAGGATGACGTTGGCGCCACCGGCCAGGCCGGCGTGCAGCGCGATCCAGCCGGCGTGGCGGCCCATGACCTCGACGACGAGGGTGCGGTGGTGCGACTCGGCGGTGGTGTGCAGCCGGTCGATGGCCTCCATCGCGATGTTGACCGCGGTGTCGAAGCCGAAGGTGTAGTCGGTGCCGTTCAGGTCGTTGTCGATCGTCTTCGGCACGCCGACGACGTTGACGCCCAGCTCGGAGAGCTTGGTGGCGACGCCGAGGGTGTCCTCGCCGCCGATCGCCACGAGCGCGTCGACACCCTGCTCGGCCAGGTTCGCCTTGATCCGCTCGACACCGTTCTCGATCTTGAACGGGTTGGTGCGGGACGAGCCCAGGATGGTGCCGCCGCGCGGCAGGATGCCACGGACCTCCGCGATACCCAGCGGCTTCGTCAGACCCTCCAGCGGGCCCTTCCAACCGTCGCGGAACCCGACGAACTCGTGGCCGTAAGCGGTGACGCCCTTACGGACGACGGCCCGGATGACCGCGTTGAGACCGGGGCAGTCGCCGCCACCGGTGAGCACGCCGATACGCATTTTTCTTCCCCCTGGATCGGGTAGCGAGATGCGGATAGCCCGTCGAGGCCCCAGGGACGATTTCGTCGGCAGCGTTGCCGGCCCGGGGCGGGCCGCACCCGAACTGTAGTCGCCGTACCTGAGCCACCCGACGGCGGCCCACTAAAGCCGGACAGTTTCGATGCGGTCACGGCGCCGCGACGGAACGGCAACCTCACAACAGCGACTCGATCGCCCCCAGCGCCTCGACATCCCGGCCGAGAGCTGCGGGAACCACGCTGAGCGCGGCCGCCGTGGCCGGAGGGCAGTGCCGTTGGAGCGCCTCCCGAACCCCGTCGACGACAAAACCGCCGGGCTCGGTGAACCGGCCGCCGACCACCACGACGGCCGGATCGAAAACCGACACGAGCGGAGCGACGGTACGCCCGATCAGCCGGCCCGCGTCGAGCAGAGCGCGCTGGGCCGGACGGTCCCCGGCGGCGGCCCGGGCCAGCAGCCGACCCTCGTCCGGCGGCCCGCCGTCGGAGATCGCCGCGAAGTAGCCGGGCGACAGGAACGCGCTCAGACATCCCCGCTTGCCGCACAGGCAGAGCGGGCCGACCTCGCGGACGTTGAGGTGCCCGACCTCTCCGGCGTACCCGATCGCACCGGGATACGGCCGCCCACCGGCCACCAGACCGGCTCCGGTGTACTGGTCGCAGCTCAGGTAGAGCACGTCCCGGGCGCCCCGGGCGGCCCCTCGGCGGCTCTCCGCCAGCGCCGAGAGCTGGGCGTTGTTGGTGACCAGGGCCGGACCGCCGAGGACCGCGGCGATCTCCTCGGCCGGCGAGAACCCGGCGAACATGGTCAGCACACTGCGCGAGCTCAGATGCCCGGTGACCGGGTGCACCGGGGCCGGCATGCTCACCGCGAACCTGATCCCCGGGCCCCGCCGCTCGCCGTGCGCGTCGAGTAGCTCGCGCACGAACCCGGCGGTGTCCCGCATGATCGCCCGGCCGTCCATCGACGGCGGCATGTCCCGGTACCCGGTCCACCGGATCTCACCGGTGCCGCCGGTGGCGATCACCCGGACACCGTCGCCGCCGATCGCCACGCCGACCAGCAGCTCACCCGGCGTGACCAGACGGAAACACGGTGACGGCCGTCCGGCGCGTGGCCCGTCGGCCGGGCAGCGCTCGACGACACCGTCCCGAACCATCCCGTCCAGCAGGGTGGCCACCGCGGCCCTCGGCAGAAGGGTGCGTTTGACCAGCTCACTGCGGGTGGCCTGACCGAGCGTCCGGATCGCTTCGACAAGAATGCCTCGGCGCACGACCCGCTCCCGCTCCCCCGACGAGACACCTTTCCCGATCGGCTCGGCGTCCGCGGTGGTCACGGTGGGTGAGACCCGGGCGAGGGTACGGCTACCACGCGCCGCCGGAGTGGCCCGCAGCCCCGCCCAGAGCGCGCCGAGCAGCCCGGCCCGGTCGCCGAGTGTCCCGGCCCGGATCGCGGTGCCGGCCGCCACCTCGGGTTGGGCGTAGCGCCGCAGCGACTCGCCGACCGCGGTGACGATCGGCCCGTCCGCCTCGATCAGTGGCCCGTCCAGCACGATCAGAGCCGGGTTCACGGTGTTGGCCAGGCCCGCGACGACCCGCCCGATCATCCGGCCGGCGTCGGCGAGGATCCGCTCGGTGGCCTCGTCGGTGCGGGACGACTCGACCGCGCGGCCGGCGCTGACCGGCTCGCCGAGTGCGGCACCGAGGGCGGCGAGGATGGCCGGGACTGAGGCGATGGTGTCCAGGCAGCCCCGATTGCCGCAGCGGCAGAGCGGGCCGATCTCGTCCATCTGGACGTGCCCGATCTGCCCGGCCGCGCCGTGCGCCCCGTGGTGCAGCACGCCGCCGAGCAGCAGACCGCAGGTGATCACCGAGCCGATCCGCAGGTAGCAGACGTCGGAGTGGCCGGCCGCGCACCCGTAGCCGACCTCGCCGAGAAGGCTCAGCTCGGCGGTGGTGCGGACGATCACCCGGCGGCCGAGGCGCTGCTGCAGGCCGGCGGCGAGGGCGGGGTCCTGGCCGGCGCCGAGGCCGAGCACGACCGACCAGGCCGGGCCCTCGATCGTCGTCTCGCACTCGGCGATCAGCAGGGCGAGGCTGTCTAGATCGTTGCGGGACAGGTGGTGTTCCGCGAGGATGCGTCCGGTGAGGTCGGCGCTCGCCGCCCGTACCCCCTGGGTGGTGACGATCGCGCCCACCACCCCACCCGCAGCCGGACCGAGAGTGATCGACCGGGCGGGACGCCCGGCGCGGGCCCCGTCCGGGACCGCGGCGTCCTCGGCCAGGAGACCGGCCGTGAGCAGCTCGGCGACCAGGCCGTCAATGGTCATCCGGGCCATGCCGGTGCGGCGGGCCAGGTCGGAGCGGGTGCTGCGGCCGGCCTCGCGGACGGCGGCCAGGAGCAGGTCCCGGCGGACCTGATGCACCCGGCGGCCCGACATGAACCCAGTTTTGCCGAACCTGGACTTAATTATCGGCGGATTGCGACACCGGTCACACCCAGGAGCGGGCAAACCGGGCGGCAGTAACGCGAGACACCGGCAAATCACAGCGTTGAGCAGGCCTTTTCGGCTCTGGTTCGGCGCTAATCAACTCGATACGTTCAGCGAACAAGGCGTTAACACAACACCGGAGCCGGCCCGGTGCCCTTCGCTCTTTCGTTTCCCCCTTTTTCGTTCCGAGGTGTGCGATGACGACTGTCCAGCCCCGCCCGCCGGCCACCACTGCGACCGTTCCCGACGCGCCGACCAGACTCATCGTCGCGATGGCGCTCGCGCAGCTCGGCGCGTACCTGACGATCCTGACCCCGGTCATCGTCACGATGTCCATCCGGGTCGCGCAGATCGCCCCCGACGACAAGGCGGCCGCCCTCGGCACCGTGCTGTCCGTCGGCGCCGTCCTCGCGCTGATCGGCAACCCGTTCTTCGGCGCCCTCTCCGACCGCACCACCTCCCGCTTCGGCCGCCGCCGCCCGTGGCTGCTCGGCGGCATGGTCGTCGGCTTCGCCGGCCTGCTCGTCGTCGCGCTCGGCAGCAGCATCGGCGTCCTGACCGCCGGGTGGGCGCTCGCCCAGCTCGGCGTCAACGCCACCCTCGCCACCCTGACCGCGCTGCTGCCCGACCAGATCCCGGCCCAGCAGCGCGGCAGGGTCAGCGGCATCCTCGGCCTGATGACGTCGGTCGCGATCCTGGCCGGAAGCGCGCTCGCCGCCGCCCTGGCCGGCAGCGCCCTGCTGATGTTCGCCGTCCCGTCCGCGATCGGCGTCGCCACCGTGGCGCTGCTCGTCGTCGTCCTCAAGGACCGCCCGGCCGAGAAGGGGCACTTCGCGCCCTACCGGTTCAGGGAGTTCCTGCACACCTTCTACGTCAGCCCGCGACGGCACCCCGACTTCGTCTGGAACATCGTCAGCCGCTTCCTGATCTGGATGGGCCTGGCGTCGGTCACCACCTACCAGGCCTACCTGCTGATCGACCGGTTCGGGTACACCACCGACAACGTGGCCACCGGCATCCTGCTCTCCACCCTGGTCAGCACCGGCGGCCTGGTCGTCGGCTCCGCGGTCGGCGGCACCCTCTCCGACCGGCTCGGCCGCCGCAAGCCGTTCGTGCTCGGCGCCGGCCTCGTGGTCACCGCCGCGCTCGTGGTCATCGCGTTCGCCGGCAGCTTCGCCGTCTTCCTCGCCGCGTCCCTGATCTTCGGGCTCGGCCAGGGTGTCTACCTCGCGGTCGACCTGGCGCTCGCCACCGACGTGCTGCCCGACCCGGACGACGCCGCCAAGGACATGGGTGTGCTCAACATCGCCAACGCGCTGCCCCAGTCGCTCGTGCCGATCCTGGCCGCGCCGATCCTCGCCGTCGGCAGCGGCGACGGCGCCAACTACAGCCTGCTCTTCCTGTGCGGCGCGGCCGTCGCCATCACCGGATCCCTGCTGGTCCGCATGGTCCGCGGCGCCCGCTAGCCCTTTTGGAGAACCTGATGCACCCCTACCAGAACGCCGCGCTGCCCGTCGAGGACCGGATCACCGACCTGCTCGGCCGCCTCACGCTGGCGGAGAAGGCGGGCCTGATGTTCCACACGATGATCGCGGTCGACCCGGACGGCACGATCGCCGACGGCAACGAGATGATCCCGTCCGCGTCCGCCCTGCTCGAAGGCAAGCTGATCAACCACGTCAACATCCTGACCTTCGCGCCGGTCCCGCCGGAACGGCTAGCGCAATGGCACAACCGGATCCAGGAGATGGCGGCGGGCATCGGCCACGGCATCCCCGTGACCGTCTCCACCGACCCCCGGCACGGCGTCATCGACAACCCCGCGGCGTCCGCGGCGGCCGGCGGCTTCTCCGCGTGGCCGGAGCCCATCGGGCTCGGCGCGACCAAAGACCCTTCGCTGGTACGGGAGTTCGCCGACACCGTCCGGCAGGAGTACCTGGCCACCGGCATCCGCGTCGCGCTGCACCCGATGGCCGACCTCGCCACCGAGCCGCGCTGGGCACGCACCAACGGCACCCTCGGCTCGGACGCCGACATGGTGTCCACGCTGATCCGCGAATACGTGCTCGGCCTGCAGGGCGACACGCTCGGCCCGTCCTCGGTGGCCGCGATGGTCAAGCACTTCCCCGGCGCCGGGCCGCAGAAGGACGGCGAGGACGCGCACTTCCACTACGGGCGGGAACAGGTCTACCCGGGCGGCATGTGGGACCACCATCTGAAGCCGTTCGAGGCCGCGTTCGAGGCGGGGGCGGCGCAGGTCATGCCCTACTACGGGATGCCGGTCGGTACGTCGTACGAGGAGGTCGGGTTCAGCTTCAGCCAGGGCATCATCGACGGGCTGCTCCGGCAGCGGTACGGCTTCGACGGCGTGGTCTGCACCGACTGGGGGCTGGTCACCGACGCGGTGATCATGGGCTCCGACATGCCGGCCCGCGCCTGGGGTGTGGAACACCTGGACCGGCACGCCCGCGTCCTGCGCATCCTGACCGCCGGCGCTGACCAACTCGGTGGCGAGCACTGTCCGGAACTGATCGTCGACCTCGTGACCGCCGGCCGTCTCCCGGAGGCCCGGATCGACGTCTCGGCCCGCCGGCTCCTCCGCGACAAGTTCCGGCTCGGCCTCTTCGACGACCGACGCTACGTGGACCCGGCGGCCGCCGCCCGCATCGCCGGCCGGCCGTCCTTCCGTGCCGCGGGGCTGGCGGCCCAGCGCCGCTCGATAGTCCTCCTCACCAACCACCCCGCCTCCCCTTCTGCCGGCTCGGGCTCTCCGGCGGCGACGCTTCCGTTGGCGGAGGGCGTCCCGGTGTATCTGGACGGCGTCGACCCGGGCGTGGCCGCGGGGTACGCGAAAGTCGTCGACGATCCGGCCCTGGCCGATGTCGCGATCGTCCGGCGGGCGGCGCCCTACGACCCGCGCGGCGGCGGGTTCGAGGCGTTCTTCCACGCCGGGCGCCTGGAGTGGACCCCGGACGAGCTCGCCCCGCTACTCGAACTGGCCGCCACTCTCCCGACCGTCGTCGACGTCCGGCTGGACCGCCCCGCCGTCCTCACCCCGCTGGCCACCACCGCGGCCGCCCTGACCGGCAGCTTCGGCTCATCGGACGAGGCCCTGCTGGACGTGCTGTTCGGCCGCTCACCCGCCACCGGGACGCTGCCGTTCGAGCTTCCGTCCTCGATGGCCGAGGTGGAGGCGTCCCGCGAGGACGTCCCCAACGACACCGCCGACCCGCTGTTCCCCGACAACCACGGTCTCCGGCTGCCCTGACCCTCCGCCACACGAACGCCGGCCACCCCACGGGATGGCCGGCGTTCGCCGTCGCCCGGCCGGCCCGCGACAGCGCCGGAACCGGCCGGGCGACGGGGTGACGGTGAGGGCCGCATTCAGCCCGGCGGTCGCCGGGCGGTCCGGACCACCGCCTGCATCGCGCGGTAGGTGGGGAC of the Actinoplanes sichuanensis genome contains:
- a CDS encoding glycoside hydrolase family 3 protein — encoded protein: MHPYQNAALPVEDRITDLLGRLTLAEKAGLMFHTMIAVDPDGTIADGNEMIPSASALLEGKLINHVNILTFAPVPPERLAQWHNRIQEMAAGIGHGIPVTVSTDPRHGVIDNPAASAAAGGFSAWPEPIGLGATKDPSLVREFADTVRQEYLATGIRVALHPMADLATEPRWARTNGTLGSDADMVSTLIREYVLGLQGDTLGPSSVAAMVKHFPGAGPQKDGEDAHFHYGREQVYPGGMWDHHLKPFEAAFEAGAAQVMPYYGMPVGTSYEEVGFSFSQGIIDGLLRQRYGFDGVVCTDWGLVTDAVIMGSDMPARAWGVEHLDRHARVLRILTAGADQLGGEHCPELIVDLVTAGRLPEARIDVSARRLLRDKFRLGLFDDRRYVDPAAAARIAGRPSFRAAGLAAQRRSIVLLTNHPASPSAGSGSPAATLPLAEGVPVYLDGVDPGVAAGYAKVVDDPALADVAIVRRAAPYDPRGGGFEAFFHAGRLEWTPDELAPLLELAATLPTVVDVRLDRPAVLTPLATTAAALTGSFGSSDEALLDVLFGRSPATGTLPFELPSSMAEVEASREDVPNDTADPLFPDNHGLRLP
- a CDS encoding MFS transporter — its product is MTTVQPRPPATTATVPDAPTRLIVAMALAQLGAYLTILTPVIVTMSIRVAQIAPDDKAAALGTVLSVGAVLALIGNPFFGALSDRTTSRFGRRRPWLLGGMVVGFAGLLVVALGSSIGVLTAGWALAQLGVNATLATLTALLPDQIPAQQRGRVSGILGLMTSVAILAGSALAAALAGSALLMFAVPSAIGVATVALLVVVLKDRPAEKGHFAPYRFREFLHTFYVSPRRHPDFVWNIVSRFLIWMGLASVTTYQAYLLIDRFGYTTDNVATGILLSTLVSTGGLVVGSAVGGTLSDRLGRRKPFVLGAGLVVTAALVVIAFAGSFAVFLAASLIFGLGQGVYLAVDLALATDVLPDPDDAAKDMGVLNIANALPQSLVPILAAPILAVGSGDGANYSLLFLCGAAVAITGSLLVRMVRGAR
- a CDS encoding ROK family protein, with the translated sequence MSGRRVHQVRRDLLLAAVREAGRSTRSDLARRTGMARMTIDGLVAELLTAGLLAEDAAVPDGARAGRPARSITLGPAAGGVVGAIVTTQGVRAASADLTGRILAEHHLSRNDLDSLALLIAECETTIEGPAWSVVLGLGAGQDPALAAGLQQRLGRRVIVRTTAELSLLGEVGYGCAAGHSDVCYLRIGSVITCGLLLGGVLHHGAHGAAGQIGHVQMDEIGPLCRCGNRGCLDTIASVPAILAALGAALGEPVSAGRAVESSRTDEATERILADAGRMIGRVVAGLANTVNPALIVLDGPLIEADGPIVTAVGESLRRYAQPEVAAGTAIRAGTLGDRAGLLGALWAGLRATPAARGSRTLARVSPTVTTADAEPIGKGVSSGERERVVRRGILVEAIRTLGQATRSELVKRTLLPRAAVATLLDGMVRDGVVERCPADGPRAGRPSPCFRLVTPGELLVGVAIGGDGVRVIATGGTGEIRWTGYRDMPPSMDGRAIMRDTAGFVRELLDAHGERRGPGIRFAVSMPAPVHPVTGHLSSRSVLTMFAGFSPAEEIAAVLGGPALVTNNAQLSALAESRRGAARGARDVLYLSCDQYTGAGLVAGGRPYPGAIGYAGEVGHLNVREVGPLCLCGKRGCLSAFLSPGYFAAISDGGPPDEGRLLARAAAGDRPAQRALLDAGRLIGRTVAPLVSVFDPAVVVVGGRFTEPGGFVVDGVREALQRHCPPATAAALSVVPAALGRDVEALGAIESLL
- a CDS encoding DUF6879 family protein; amino-acid sequence: MSGLTVPADESVRRLSKVMRKVVIALVTGGVAFVLTNLADKDPLLSITLSVLVGGSALVVQFLVSFEGRLREVQLSQEEQSRQIKACVDERFRAISEATELFHLIEECAVETESLARLVRHSTKITTHLPELVHRLAQRELDRMSEFLKGLGDGVETIYEGEDRDWLLSLTHSAEKSIDATSLTTVDGGGLWNTDLGQRYLDAQRYAVQRGVRIRRIFIEDQPGPGSESALEKICRRHADIGVEVRVLHGATAAELRRTSLFDFILFDDVISYELMARPGNIPPIVVNTRLLLRTNSVTDHSERFRELWEAAQPR
- a CDS encoding 6-phosphofructokinase; the encoded protein is MRIGVLTGGGDCPGLNAVIRAVVRKGVTAYGHEFVGFRDGWKGPLEGLTKPLGIAEVRGILPRGGTILGSSRTNPFKIENGVERIKANLAEQGVDALVAIGGEDTLGVATKLSELGVNVVGVPKTIDNDLNGTDYTFGFDTAVNIAMEAIDRLHTTAESHHRTLVVEVMGRHAGWIALHAGLAGGANVILLPERQFDVEQVATYVTKRFQVEYAPIVVVAEGAQPLDGQMVLHNQELDSFGHVRLGGIGQWLAEQLEEKTGKEARTVVLGHIQRGGTPTAFDRVLSTRFGLQAIDAVHEGDFGKMVALQGTDVVRIPLIEGTGELKTVPLERYEEAEVFFGS
- the proC gene encoding pyrroline-5-carboxylate reductase, which encodes MPKHTVAVLGAGKIGELVVAGLLRSGRPAENLLVTARRPERGAELTERYGVPVVDNATAVERAGVLAIAVKPQDAAALLDEIGGRISADTLVVSLCAGLPTGFFASRLAEGTPVIRVMTNTPATVDQGMTAISAGPHATDDHLSIAEEMFKPLGSTVRVPEYQQDAVTALSGSGPAYFYLMVEALIDAGVQLGLPRTVAHELVVQTAVGSAMMLRDSGEHPVKLREAVTSPAGTTAAALRELERHGVRSALLTAAEAARDRARQIAEAAG
- a CDS encoding SCO2521 family protein, with the translated sequence MLVLGEVLTSLLPTSAAVPADAAQRMLGLTAGAPVIRSDRPISYVVSPERLEGVDCQVPAALDRGVRGIGTVATRAVLTGGHAFQASARTVAERSRYSRRVLWSHYLARPGTLQIIGRYQEEAMAAAFLAGAPKPSGLDLTPIAERTAIRARSGVQLARKVAVPSDRITLRWAALLGAGEEELHFRVDSPLHRTVRIATSACDLADVVTLCESLALHDWLLTTLEAILSRAPLTGPSEGAVVDRIQPAVDHLLHLWTPGFRLSRGARDLWDRLDRLAGFDHQWHTSVNRIRDHMAVSTLRERDRPGVPR
- a CDS encoding GNAT family N-acetyltransferase, which produces MASEQAVEFRELTSIDELERLVDVFCQIWNADTHLDLINPSTLRAMVDARCYVVGMYLEGVMVGGAVALRGPHGGHLHSHIAGVHPKSQGLGLGYQLKRHQAEWAAKEGFARIRWTYDPLVRRNAHFNLAKLGGRVLGYEKSYYGELNDGLNDNDETDRLVVDWDVHAVPGAVGPAPVTFPVVADRWDFAERPAAVLDCGDGLHRLVPTPVDIERLRLDDPARAHAWRLGVRAGFAEADAAGFVVTGFNNDGWYVLRRL
- a CDS encoding FAD-dependent oxidoreductase, giving the protein MIVNADVVVLGAGVSGLTCAIRLAEAGFRVTVHSADPPARITSYAAGAIWGCYLVAHDRGVDWSLRSLEIFRDLAREPAVTGVRMTSGVVASRGDLKADHPGPGAEDVQPVTSTATLPPGFTNGWWYRVPLIDMVVYLAYLTARLDDCGVRVQVGGRVTPEQLPRLGTTVVNCTGVDAGDVVPGDPVRPIRGDLLVVGNPGIDTFFVEHDDDRDGLTTYVLPHGDRVMLGGSRTDGDWSRQPDPERAEQILQRCVEAEPLLAGARVLDHRVGLRPARKRLRVEADGRHPHVIHNYGHGGAGVTLSWGCADEVLALTGAAARTTRRC